A single window of Nicotiana sylvestris chromosome 5, ASM39365v2, whole genome shotgun sequence DNA harbors:
- the LOC104212839 gene encoding uncharacterized protein, with protein sequence MPILDYGPNIRDEVRRYYINKGPCQPIGHAFPKTKIGSKMRQLSPTWFRGPYSQWLEYSIKGDTTFCLCCYLFKNELESHENVGGAFTKDGFRGWNKGVERFKAHVGEVNNIHHKCFNRMLDLKSQRQSIQSSFDKQSEKVKSDYRMRLNASIDVARFLLISGFPFRGHDESEESEYKGGFPKLLEWHGDRRPDVGRVILRHALQNDMMICIQKEIVEACAKETTKAIIEDLDDYYFAILVDESKDDSHKEQMVLILRYVNKSGMAIERFLGIVHVGDTSSSSLQKAIYFFLLDHSLSRSKIRGQGYDGATLVALSKKHSDVDNFFYVVTNVLLFTNELNKALQKKDQDIVNAMGMLDLAKKRLQIVRETEWNSLLDEVCSFCSKHDSLVPKMDEDYTLGKSKHKRSEVLYLHHFHVEVFYTIIDLEFQELNDRFDVVNIDLLLGMASLSPVDSFVNFDKDRIMKLAGYYPSIFGDNKLRKLDFQLDSFIVYAQKCDSRFLNLKGIKDFARVMIEKNWILLGHLFICL encoded by the exons ATGCCAATTTTGGATTATGGTCCTAATATTCGAGATGAAGTGAGGAGATATTATATAAACAAAGGGCCTTGTCAACCGATTGGTCATGCCTTTCCTAAAACTAAGATTGGGAGTAAAATGCGTCAACTTAGTCCCACTTGGTTTAGGGGACCATATTCTCAATGGTTGGAGTATAGCATAAAAGGAGATACGACATTTTGTTTGTGTTGTTATTTATTCAAGAATGAACTTGAAAGCCATGAAAATGTAGGGGGTGCATTTACAAAAGATGGTTTTAGGGGTTGGAACAAGGGTGTGGAAAGATTCAAAGCACATGTTGGTGAAGTAAATAATATCCATCACAAATGCTTCAATAGGATGTTAGATTTGAAAAGTCAACGTCAATCGATTCAATCTTCATTTGATAAGCAAAGTGAAAAAGTAAAAAGTGATTACCGGATGCGCTTAAATGCCTCAATTGATGTGGCAAGGTTTCTTTTAATTTCAGGATTTCCATTTCGTGGACATGATGAAAGTGAAGAATCTGAATATAAAGGTGGCTTTCCTAAACTTTTAGAATGGCACGGAGATCGACGTCCAGATGTAGGAAGAGTAATATTACGTCATGCTCTACAAAATGATATGATGATTTGTATTCAAAAGGAGATTGTGGAGGCATGTGCGAAAGAAACAACTAAAGCTATCATTGAAGATTTGGATGATTATTATTTTGCAATATTGGTTGATGAATCAAAGGACGACTCGCATAAGGAGCAAATGGTCTTAATTTTGCGATATGTCAACAAAAGTGGAATGGCGATAGAGAGATTCTTGGGTATTGTCCACGTGGGTGACACTTCTTCCTCATCATTACAAAAAgcaatttatttttttcttttggatcATTCATTAAGTAGATCCAAGATACGTGGACAGGGCTATGATGGAGCTA CACTTGTAGCTCTTTCTAAAAAGCATTCGGATGTGGATAATTTCTTTTATGTTGTTACTAAT GTGTTGTTATTTACAAATGAATTGAACAAAGCCTTACAAAAGAAAGATCAAGATATTGTTAATGCTATGGGAATGCTTGACCTTGCAAAGAAAAGATTGCAAATAGTGAGAGAAACTGAATGGAACTCTTTGTTGGATGAGGTGTGCTCATTTTGTAGTAAACATGATAGTCTAGTTCCCAAAATGGATGAAGACTATACTCTAGGAAAGTCGAAGCATAAGAGGTCCGAAGTTTTATATTTACATCACTTTCATGTGGAAGTGTTTTATACGATTATTGATTTGGAATTTCAAGAGCTTAATGATCGTTTTGATGTTGTGAATATTGACTTACTACTTGGTATGGCCAGTTTGAGTCCGGTTGATTCATTTGTTAATTTTGATAAGGACAGGATAATGAAGTTAGCAGGGTATTATCCAAGTATATTTGGTGATAACAAGCTTCGAAAACTTGATTTCCAACTTGATAGTTTCATTGTCTATGCTCAAAAGTGTGATAGTAGATTTCTTAACCTGAAGGGGATTAAGGATTTTGCTAGAGTGATGATAGAAAAAAATTGGATCTTACTTGGTCACTTATTTATTTGCTTGTGA